One stretch of Variovorax sp. TBS-050B DNA includes these proteins:
- a CDS encoding MFS transporter: protein MEVTTGHRWASRAQFFSSGFIFATWGVHVPTVKAHYGIDEAQLGIAMLAAGAGAMVGLTSAGRWIGRHGPRRMAALCGCIYALLLAGLIAMPGYPALLGLLAAFGLVTSVFDVAINTEAAQLELHGARPLMSGMHGMFSLGGMAGAASGSAVLAAGLGPQAHLLWVAAAMVLVVAIASTRMLPPAAAPADAAPAARGFRLPRGTLAVLGVLAALGLIAEGAIYDWSVLYMQQELRSPQEQAALAYASFSAAMAAARFGGDAMRARFSPAALLLGSGVLAAAAMTLVLLTDLPWVALAGFAGVGIGFANVVPILFGASARVPGVEPASGIAAVSAVAYLGFMAGPAVIGLLARASSLTAALYVVVVFAVALAASARFTEGGSRA, encoded by the coding sequence ATGGAAGTGACCACCGGCCACCGCTGGGCTTCGCGCGCGCAGTTCTTTTCTTCCGGCTTCATCTTCGCGACCTGGGGCGTGCACGTGCCGACGGTCAAGGCGCACTACGGCATCGACGAGGCCCAGCTCGGCATCGCGATGCTCGCGGCCGGCGCCGGCGCGATGGTCGGGCTGACGAGCGCCGGCCGCTGGATCGGCCGCCACGGGCCCCGCCGCATGGCCGCGCTCTGCGGCTGCATCTACGCGCTGCTGCTCGCCGGCCTGATCGCGATGCCGGGCTATCCGGCCCTGCTCGGGCTGCTGGCCGCCTTCGGCCTCGTCACGAGCGTGTTCGACGTGGCCATCAACACCGAGGCGGCGCAGCTCGAACTGCACGGCGCCAGGCCGCTGATGAGCGGCATGCACGGCATGTTCAGCCTCGGCGGCATGGCAGGCGCTGCGAGCGGGAGCGCGGTGCTGGCCGCCGGGCTCGGCCCGCAGGCGCATCTGCTGTGGGTGGCCGCGGCGATGGTGCTGGTGGTGGCGATCGCGTCCACGCGCATGCTGCCGCCTGCCGCCGCGCCCGCCGATGCGGCGCCGGCCGCACGCGGCTTCCGGCTGCCGCGCGGCACGCTGGCGGTGCTGGGCGTGCTCGCCGCGCTGGGGCTGATCGCCGAAGGCGCGATCTACGACTGGAGCGTGCTCTACATGCAGCAGGAGCTCCGCAGTCCGCAGGAGCAGGCCGCCCTCGCCTACGCGAGCTTCTCGGCGGCCATGGCGGCCGCGCGCTTCGGCGGCGACGCGATGCGGGCGCGCTTCTCGCCGGCGGCGCTGCTGCTCGGCAGCGGCGTGCTCGCGGCGGCGGCGATGACGCTGGTGCTGCTGACCGACCTGCCCTGGGTGGCGCTGGCGGGCTTCGCCGGCGTGGGCATCGGTTTCGCGAACGTGGTGCCGATCCTGTTCGGCGCCTCCGCCCGCGTCCCGGGCGTGGAGCCGGCCAGCGGCATCGCCGCGGTGTCGGCCGTGGCGTACCTGGGCTTCATGGCCGGACCGGCGGTCATCGGCCTGCTCGCGCGGGCGAGTTCGCTGACCGCCGCGCTCTATGTGGTGGTGGTGTTCGCCGTGGCGCTGGCGGCCTCGGCGCGCTTCACGGAAGGCGGCAGCCGGGCCTGA
- a CDS encoding S49 family peptidase translates to MTDPNRTEPHGFEPFEPATPIASSQDAPRNMAQDPTQRPGWERATLEKLAFASLNEQKATRRWKTFVRLAWLAFFVFLVWLGMSRSTPSAAKSTAHTAVVEIKGEIANGGDASAEFVIAAMKTAFEDEGAKGIVLLINSPGGSPVQAGIISDEIKRLKAKHKKPVYAVVEETCASAAYYIAAATDKIFVDKASIVGSIGVLMDGFGFTGVMEKVGVERRLLTAGENKGFLDPFSPMNDAQRAHAQAMLNQIHTQFINVVKSGRGDRLKLDTPGLFSGLFWSGEQAVQFGLADQLGNVDYVAREVIKAEEVTDYTRRDNVAEKLAKKFGAAMGDAAVRSMQLASPALR, encoded by the coding sequence ATGACCGACCCGAACCGCACGGAACCCCACGGTTTCGAACCTTTTGAGCCGGCGACCCCCATCGCGTCCTCGCAGGACGCCCCGAGAAACATGGCCCAAGACCCTACGCAGCGCCCCGGCTGGGAGCGCGCAACGCTCGAGAAACTCGCTTTCGCATCGCTCAACGAGCAGAAGGCCACGCGCCGCTGGAAGACCTTCGTGCGCCTGGCGTGGCTCGCGTTCTTCGTCTTCCTGGTCTGGCTCGGCATGTCGCGCAGCACGCCGAGCGCCGCGAAGAGCACCGCCCACACCGCGGTGGTCGAGATCAAGGGCGAGATCGCCAACGGCGGCGACGCGAGCGCGGAGTTCGTCATCGCCGCGATGAAGACGGCCTTCGAGGACGAGGGTGCCAAGGGCATCGTGCTGCTCATCAACTCGCCCGGCGGCAGCCCGGTGCAGGCCGGCATCATCAGCGACGAGATCAAGCGCCTCAAGGCCAAGCACAAGAAGCCGGTCTATGCGGTGGTCGAGGAGACCTGCGCCTCGGCCGCCTACTACATCGCCGCCGCCACCGACAAGATCTTCGTCGACAAGGCCAGCATCGTCGGCAGCATCGGCGTGCTGATGGACGGCTTCGGCTTCACCGGCGTGATGGAGAAGGTCGGCGTCGAGCGGCGGCTGCTCACGGCCGGCGAGAACAAGGGCTTCCTCGATCCCTTCAGCCCGATGAACGATGCGCAGCGCGCCCACGCCCAGGCGATGCTGAACCAGATCCACACGCAGTTCATCAACGTGGTGAAGAGCGGGCGAGGCGACCGGCTCAAGCTCGACACGCCGGGCCTTTTCAGCGGCCTCTTCTGGAGCGGCGAGCAGGCGGTCCAGTTCGGCCTCGCCGACCAGCTCGGCAACGTCGACTACGTGGCGCGCGAGGTCATCAAGGCCGAGGAGGTCACCGACTACACGCGGCGCGACAACGTGGCCGAGAAGCTGGCCAAGAAGTTCGGCGCCGCCATGGGCGACGCCGCCGTGCGCTCGATGCAGCTCGCCTCGCCGGCGCTGCGCTGA
- a CDS encoding Rieske 2Fe-2S domain-containing protein: protein MSEEQRIPLCNASDLAEGGRAVPFDVIYGGETCRAFAVRFEGRPHAYLNRCSHVAMEMDFQPDRFFDDSGQWLLCATHGAVYRPDTGECAGGPCRGGLVKIALSESDGVVHWHTAWNLHPLTF from the coding sequence ATGAGCGAAGAACAGCGCATTCCCCTGTGCAACGCGTCGGACCTGGCCGAAGGCGGCCGGGCCGTGCCTTTCGACGTGATCTACGGCGGCGAGACCTGCCGCGCCTTCGCTGTGCGCTTCGAGGGCCGGCCGCATGCCTACCTGAACCGGTGCAGCCATGTGGCGATGGAAATGGATTTCCAGCCCGACCGCTTCTTCGACGATTCGGGCCAGTGGCTGCTCTGCGCCACGCACGGCGCGGTCTACCGGCCCGACACCGGCGAATGCGCGGGCGGACCGTGCCGCGGCGGCCTCGTGAAGATCGCCCTCAGCGAGAGCGACGGCGTGGTGCACTGGCATACTGCCTGGAACCTCCATCCCCTGACTTTCTGA
- a CDS encoding HAD-IA family hydrolase, producing MTDSSSRPLRFDLIAFDWDGTLYDSTRLIVRCIQAAVVDVGGAKPSENDASWVIGLGLAEALARAAPDVPREKYAELGARYRYHYLQHQDDLVLFDGVLQMLDALRARGHRLAVATGKSRRGLNEALKSVALRDRFDASRTADETFGKPHPRMLLELMEELEVPAERTLMIGDTTHDLQLALNAGCASVGVSYGAHEPGSFDELKPLYVAHSVADLEAWLLENA from the coding sequence ATGACTGATTCTTCTTCCAGACCCCTGCGCTTCGACCTGATCGCCTTCGACTGGGACGGCACGCTCTACGACTCCACGCGGCTGATCGTCCGCTGCATCCAGGCGGCGGTGGTCGACGTGGGCGGCGCGAAGCCGAGCGAGAACGATGCCTCCTGGGTGATCGGCCTGGGCCTGGCCGAAGCGCTCGCACGCGCGGCGCCCGACGTGCCGCGCGAGAAATACGCGGAGCTCGGCGCCCGCTACCGCTACCACTACCTCCAGCACCAGGACGACCTGGTGCTGTTCGACGGCGTGCTGCAGATGCTCGATGCCCTGCGGGCGCGCGGCCATCGGCTCGCCGTGGCCACCGGCAAGTCGCGGCGCGGCCTCAACGAGGCGCTGAAATCGGTCGCGCTGCGCGACCGCTTCGACGCCTCGCGCACCGCCGACGAGACCTTCGGCAAGCCGCATCCGCGCATGCTGCTCGAGCTGATGGAGGAACTCGAGGTTCCGGCCGAGCGCACGCTGATGATCGGCGACACCACGCACGATCTGCAGCTCGCGCTCAATGCCGGCTGCGCGAGCGTGGGCGTGAGCTACGGCGCGCACGAGCCCGGGAGCTTCGACGAACTCAAGCCGTTGTACGTGGCCCACTCGGTCGCCGACCTGGAGGCGTGGCTGCTCGAGAACGCCTGA
- a CDS encoding RluA family pseudouridine synthase, protein MKNIIGAKQSPAAAQIAGNEGAAPGASIQFITVDAESAGQRLDNFLFRHLKGVPKTHVYRIIRSGEVRINKGRVQAETRIEAGDVLRLPPVRISPRAEEGAQPPAPAREFPVLLEDEAVLAIDKPAGVAVHGGSGVSFGVIEQLRTARPAAKFLELVHRLDRETSGILLVAKKRSALVALQDQFRERETGKTYLALVEGIWPANKKVLDAPLARYLLPGDGPGAGERRVRVVAKDHPDAMRAVTLVRVLARLTLAGDVAPMSLLAVTIKTGRTHQIRVHLASAGHPIAGDDKYGDFERQRVLHKLGLRRMFLHAWRLQFNHPATGARVALQADLPPELHTLMPPPAREALAQHPIPTAHD, encoded by the coding sequence GTGAAAAACATTATAGGTGCGAAGCAAAGCCCCGCGGCGGCCCAAATTGCGGGAAACGAAGGCGCCGCGCCCGGCGCGTCCATCCAATTCATTACCGTGGATGCCGAATCGGCCGGCCAGCGGCTCGACAACTTCCTGTTCCGCCACCTGAAGGGCGTTCCCAAGACGCACGTCTACCGGATCATCCGTTCGGGCGAGGTGCGCATCAACAAGGGGCGCGTGCAGGCCGAGACCCGCATCGAGGCCGGGGACGTGCTGCGCCTGCCGCCGGTGCGCATTTCGCCGCGCGCCGAAGAGGGCGCGCAGCCGCCCGCCCCCGCGCGCGAGTTCCCGGTGCTGCTCGAGGACGAGGCGGTGCTGGCCATCGACAAGCCCGCCGGCGTGGCGGTGCACGGCGGCAGCGGCGTGAGCTTCGGCGTCATCGAGCAGCTGCGCACCGCGCGGCCAGCGGCGAAATTCCTGGAACTGGTGCACCGGCTCGACCGCGAGACCTCGGGCATCCTGCTCGTCGCCAAGAAGCGCAGTGCGCTGGTGGCGCTGCAGGACCAGTTCCGCGAGCGCGAGACCGGCAAGACCTACCTGGCGCTGGTCGAAGGTATCTGGCCCGCCAACAAGAAGGTGCTCGATGCGCCCCTGGCGCGCTACCTGCTGCCCGGCGACGGCCCGGGCGCCGGCGAGCGCCGCGTGCGCGTGGTGGCGAAGGACCATCCCGATGCCATGCGCGCGGTGACGCTGGTGCGCGTGCTCGCACGGCTCACGCTGGCGGGGGATGTCGCGCCGATGTCGCTGCTGGCCGTCACCATCAAGACCGGCCGCACGCACCAGATCCGCGTGCACCTGGCGTCGGCCGGCCACCCGATCGCGGGCGACGACAAGTACGGCGATTTCGAGCGTCAGCGCGTGCTCCACAAACTCGGCCTGCGGCGCATGTTCCTGCATGCCTGGCGCCTGCAGTTCAACCACCCGGCGACCGGTGCGCGCGTGGCGCTGCAGGCCGACCTGCCGCCCGAACTGCACACCCTGATGCCGCCGCCCGCGCGCGAGGCGCTGGCCCAACATCCCATTCCCACGGCCCATGACTGA
- a CDS encoding Rne/Rng family ribonuclease — MKRMLINATQAEERRLAIVDGQKLLDYEIEIEGREQRKGNIYKAVVTRVEPSLEACFVDYGEDRHGFLPFKEISRQYFAEGVSASQARIQDVIKEGQELVVQVEKEERGNKGAALTTFISLAGRYVVLMPNNPRGGGVSRRIEGDDRAELKEAMDQLEYPKGMSIIARTAGIGRSAPELQWDLNYLLKLWSAIDGAAKGGKGAFLIYQESSLVIRAIRDYFNHDIGDILIDTDDIYDQAQQFMAHVMPEHASRVKRYRDDAALFSRFQIEHQIESAYARTVQLPSGGAIVIDHTEALVSVDVNSARAIKGGDIEETATRTNLEAADEVARQMRLRDLGGLIVIDFIDMDESKNRREVESRLRDALRQDRARVQFGSISKFGLMEMSRQRLKPALSEGSSIPCPRCGGSGHIRDTESSALQILRIIQEESMKDNTAAVHVQVPVEVASFLLNEKRPEIAKIELKQRVTVLMVPNKTLETPNYKLERLKHDDPRLDHIEASYKMADEIEDPTSVTRRSQEPTNKQTPVIKGVLPDAPAPVSVPKPEAARAPATAAPAPVAPPVAAAPAPAETGFFARIKSWFSGAPAAAPAPAVIPVEPPKPTRRDGGRPGRDGEARGNARDGEQRRGGRNGEGRGDGSSNRAGGRDGERRGGRGGERREGREQREGRGSELRNEAAQPREQREPREARAPRDGEQRRGGRGERREGEGRSARAGTPELIDGSNLEAQQQLAPNGAAGDEGQAATERAPRARGERRERGERGGAEASRDASAGDNAVAQDGTTPTERAPRGGREERGPRGERGEGRRERRGEGQPRFAGNDGEAAEATAAFDNAAEAAAPNAEGEAGGSEQQAPRREGEERRGRSRDRYGRDRRERAPRDESEAAEGAAATAEAGDLSAPAQVADRSAEAEEAPVRRSYFDRSAEAPAAAHVQAPAPAPAPAPVAAAPVAAAPAVVAAAPSVASQPAPAANGRALPKVQPFQLPLDELAQIAEKSGLQWVNSDAERIAQARAAIAAEPKPVHVPRERPPAVVLDDGPLVLVETRRDLGAMSLPFEKTASAADAQQGVN, encoded by the coding sequence ATGAAGCGGATGCTGATCAATGCCACGCAGGCCGAAGAACGCCGCCTGGCCATCGTCGACGGACAGAAGCTCCTCGACTACGAAATCGAAATCGAAGGGCGCGAACAGCGCAAGGGCAACATCTACAAGGCCGTCGTGACGCGCGTCGAGCCCTCGCTCGAAGCCTGCTTCGTCGACTACGGCGAAGACCGCCACGGCTTCCTGCCGTTCAAGGAAATCTCCCGCCAGTACTTCGCCGAAGGCGTCTCCGCCAGCCAGGCGCGCATCCAGGACGTCATCAAGGAAGGCCAGGAACTGGTCGTCCAGGTCGAAAAGGAAGAGCGCGGCAACAAGGGCGCGGCGCTGACCACCTTCATCTCGCTGGCCGGCCGCTACGTCGTGCTGATGCCCAACAACCCGCGCGGCGGCGGCGTGAGCCGGCGCATCGAGGGCGACGACCGCGCCGAGCTCAAGGAGGCGATGGACCAGCTCGAGTACCCGAAGGGCATGAGCATCATCGCGCGCACCGCCGGCATCGGCCGCTCGGCGCCCGAACTCCAGTGGGACCTGAACTACCTGCTCAAGCTCTGGAGCGCCATCGACGGCGCGGCCAAGGGCGGCAAGGGCGCCTTCCTGATCTACCAGGAGTCCTCCCTCGTCATCCGCGCCATCCGTGACTACTTCAATCACGACATCGGCGACATCCTGATCGACACCGACGACATCTACGACCAGGCCCAGCAGTTCATGGCGCACGTCATGCCCGAGCATGCCTCGCGCGTGAAGCGCTACCGCGACGACGCGGCGCTGTTCAGCCGCTTCCAGATCGAGCACCAGATCGAGTCGGCCTATGCCCGCACCGTGCAGCTGCCCTCGGGCGGCGCCATCGTGATCGACCACACCGAGGCGCTGGTCTCGGTCGACGTGAACTCGGCCCGTGCCATCAAGGGCGGCGACATCGAGGAGACCGCCACCCGCACCAACCTCGAGGCCGCCGACGAAGTGGCGCGCCAGATGCGCCTGCGCGACCTCGGCGGCCTGATCGTCATCGACTTCATCGACATGGACGAGTCGAAGAACCGCCGCGAGGTCGAAAGCCGCCTGCGCGATGCGCTGCGGCAGGACCGCGCCCGCGTCCAGTTCGGCTCGATCAGCAAGTTCGGCCTGATGGAAATGAGCCGCCAGCGCCTGAAGCCGGCGCTCAGCGAAGGCTCGTCGATCCCCTGCCCGCGCTGCGGCGGCTCGGGCCACATCCGCGACACCGAATCGAGCGCGCTGCAGATCCTGCGCATCATTCAGGAAGAGTCGATGAAGGACAACACGGCCGCCGTGCACGTGCAGGTGCCGGTGGAAGTCGCCTCGTTCCTGCTGAACGAGAAGCGCCCCGAGATCGCCAAGATCGAGCTCAAGCAGCGCGTCACCGTGCTCATGGTGCCGAACAAGACGCTGGAAACGCCGAACTACAAGCTCGAACGCCTGAAGCACGACGATCCGCGCCTCGACCACATCGAAGCCAGCTACAAGATGGCCGACGAGATCGAGGACCCGACCTCGGTCACGCGCCGTTCGCAGGAACCCACCAACAAGCAGACGCCGGTCATCAAGGGCGTGCTGCCCGATGCGCCGGCGCCCGTGTCGGTGCCCAAGCCCGAAGCCGCGCGCGCCCCCGCGACCGCGGCGCCCGCACCGGTCGCACCGCCCGTGGCCGCCGCGCCCGCGCCGGCCGAGACCGGCTTCTTCGCCCGCATCAAGAGCTGGTTCTCCGGCGCCCCGGCCGCGGCACCGGCGCCGGCCGTGATCCCGGTCGAGCCGCCCAAGCCCACGCGCCGCGATGGCGGCCGCCCGGGCCGTGACGGCGAAGCGCGCGGCAACGCACGCGACGGTGAACAGCGCCGTGGCGGCCGCAATGGCGAAGGCCGCGGCGACGGCAGCAGCAACCGCGCCGGTGGCCGCGACGGCGAACGCCGCGGCGGCCGCGGTGGCGAACGCCGCGAAGGCCGCGAGCAGCGCGAAGGCCGCGGCAGCGAACTGCGCAACGAAGCCGCCCAGCCGCGCGAACAGCGCGAGCCCCGCGAGGCGCGCGCGCCGCGCGACGGCGAGCAGCGCCGTGGCGGCCGTGGTGAACGCCGCGAAGGCGAGGGCCGCAGTGCACGCGCAGGCACGCCCGAGCTGATCGACGGCAGCAACCTCGAAGCCCAGCAACAGCTCGCGCCCAACGGCGCGGCAGGCGACGAAGGCCAGGCGGCGACCGAACGCGCACCGCGCGCCCGCGGCGAACGCCGGGAACGTGGCGAGCGCGGCGGTGCCGAGGCATCGCGCGACGCTTCGGCCGGCGACAACGCTGTCGCACAGGACGGCACCACGCCCACCGAGCGCGCGCCGCGCGGCGGCCGTGAAGAGCGCGGCCCGCGTGGCGAGCGCGGCGAAGGCCGCCGCGAGCGCCGTGGCGAAGGCCAGCCGCGCTTCGCAGGCAACGACGGCGAAGCGGCGGAGGCAACCGCAGCCTTCGACAATGCAGCCGAAGCAGCAGCACCGAATGCCGAAGGCGAAGCCGGCGGCAGCGAGCAGCAGGCGCCGCGCCGCGAAGGCGAAGAGCGCCGCGGCCGTTCGCGCGACCGCTACGGCCGCGACCGCCGCGAGCGCGCCCCGCGCGACGAAAGCGAAGCTGCCGAAGGTGCCGCGGCGACCGCCGAAGCCGGCGACCTCAGCGCCCCCGCCCAGGTGGCCGACCGCAGCGCCGAGGCCGAAGAAGCACCGGTGCGCCGCAGCTACTTCGACCGCAGCGCCGAAGCACCGGCCGCCGCGCACGTCCAGGCGCCTGCGCCCGCCCCGGCCCCGGCCCCTGTCGCGGCGGCTCCGGTCGCTGCCGCACCTGCCGTGGTCGCCGCCGCACCCAGCGTGGCGAGCCAGCCGGCCCCCGCTGCCAACGGCCGCGCGCTGCCGAAGGTCCAGCCCTTCCAGCTGCCGCTCGACGAGCTCGCGCAGATCGCCGAGAAGTCCGGCCTGCAGTGGGTGAACTCCGACGCCGAACGCATCGCGCAGGCGCGCGCGGCCATCGCGGCCGAGCCGAAGCCGGTGCACGTGCCGCGCGAGCGCCCGCCGGCCGTCGTGCTCGACGACGGTCCGCTGGTGCTGGTCGAGACCCGTCGCGACCTCGGCGCGATGAGCCTGCCGTTCGAAAAGACCGCGTCGGCTGCCGATGCGCAGCAGGGCGTGAACTGA
- a CDS encoding heme biosynthesis HemY N-terminal domain-containing protein, with the protein MRAALWLLGLFAIAAAVALFAGNNQGTITVFWPPWRVDLSLNLVLLILFAAFALLHLALRGLSALFSLPTQARQWRLQQKERTLHAALLDAMVQLLSGRFSRARKAAQAALVQEKTLAALDARLPQAQQVRVLSHLLAAESAQALQDRPARDAHLQQALNESADRTMLASPETREGVQLRAARWALEDRDPAAALARLEELPQGVQRRTLALRIRLKAARQERRTLEALETARLLAKHRAFSEAAAQSIVRGLATDLLSGAHDPAQLLRAWSELDPAEREMPEVAIHAAQRMVALRGDLSVARGWLVPAWERMVSQPHGLGDALRVKLARALEAGLDSVDAEWLARIETAQRNNPRDPNLQYLAGMACMKRQLWGKAQQLLTQAGLGLQDVDLYRRAWLALAELAEARGDEEQAAAAWKRAAQAQTEKA; encoded by the coding sequence ATGCGCGCCGCACTCTGGCTCCTCGGCCTGTTCGCCATCGCCGCCGCCGTGGCGCTGTTCGCCGGCAACAACCAGGGCACGATCACAGTGTTCTGGCCGCCGTGGCGCGTCGATCTGTCGCTGAACCTCGTGCTGCTGATCCTGTTCGCGGCCTTCGCGCTGCTGCACCTCGCGCTGCGCGGCCTCTCGGCGCTGTTCTCGCTGCCGACGCAGGCGCGCCAGTGGCGGCTGCAGCAGAAGGAGCGCACGCTGCATGCGGCCCTGCTCGACGCGATGGTGCAACTGCTCTCGGGGCGCTTCTCGCGCGCGCGCAAGGCCGCGCAGGCCGCGCTGGTGCAGGAGAAGACGCTCGCGGCGCTCGACGCCAGGTTGCCGCAGGCGCAGCAGGTGCGCGTGCTCTCGCATCTGCTGGCGGCGGAAAGCGCGCAGGCGCTGCAGGACCGGCCCGCGCGCGATGCGCATCTGCAGCAGGCGCTCAACGAAAGCGCCGACCGCACCATGCTCGCGAGCCCCGAGACGCGTGAAGGCGTGCAGCTGCGCGCCGCGCGCTGGGCGCTCGAGGACCGCGATCCCGCGGCGGCGCTGGCGCGGCTCGAGGAACTGCCGCAGGGCGTGCAGCGCCGCACGCTCGCGCTGCGCATCCGACTGAAGGCGGCGCGCCAGGAGCGGCGCACGCTCGAGGCGCTCGAAACCGCACGGCTGCTCGCGAAGCACCGGGCCTTCTCGGAAGCCGCCGCGCAGAGCATCGTACGCGGGCTCGCCACCGACCTGCTCTCGGGCGCGCACGATCCCGCGCAACTGCTTCGCGCCTGGTCGGAACTCGATCCTGCCGAACGCGAGATGCCCGAAGTGGCGATCCATGCGGCGCAGCGGATGGTGGCGCTGCGCGGCGATCTGTCGGTCGCGCGCGGCTGGCTGGTGCCGGCCTGGGAGCGCATGGTGTCGCAGCCGCACGGGCTCGGCGACGCCCTGCGCGTCAAGCTCGCGCGCGCACTCGAAGCCGGCCTCGATTCGGTCGACGCCGAATGGCTCGCACGCATCGAGACGGCGCAGCGCAACAACCCGCGCGACCCGAACCTGCAGTACCTCGCGGGCATGGCGTGCATGAAGCGCCAGCTCTGGGGCAAGGCGCAGCAACTGCTCACGCAGGCCGGCCTCGGCCTGCAGGACGTGGACCTGTACCGCCGCGCCTGGCTCGCGCTCGCCGAACTGGCCGAGGCGCGCGGCGACGAGGAGCAGGCGGCCGCAGCTTGGAAGCGCGCTGCGCAGGCGCAGACCGAGAAGGCCTGA
- a CDS encoding uroporphyrinogen-III C-methyltransferase: MSAASPPDDFSPSSTAAAATAPVPATMAVSQSPESLAAAAKTLSRIAFGLLALVALAALVIAIALWQRVSGMQEQLARQSAEAQAQSLEARTLARQAMDTVRDTAARAALTETRVAEVALQRSQLEELMQSLSRSRDENLVVDIESAVRLALQQAQVTGSVEPLLAALKSGDLRIARAAQPRLAPLQRAIQRDADRLRSSASADNGEALQKLDELMRGIDDLPPLNAVAMRGSGLNTWQPEPIPADAAWWERALLTVRGELRSLVRVGRIERPEAVLLAPDQTYFLRENLKLKLLNARLSLLSRQMDTARSELATVAASLNRYFDPASRRTQAAATLLQQLQAQVKNVEPPRIDETLAALTTAAAGR, from the coding sequence ATGAGTGCCGCGTCCCCGCCCGACGACTTCTCCCCTTCCTCCACTGCTGCCGCCGCGACCGCGCCGGTGCCCGCCACGATGGCGGTGTCGCAGTCGCCCGAGTCGCTGGCCGCCGCCGCCAAGACGCTTTCCCGCATCGCCTTCGGCCTGCTCGCCCTCGTGGCGCTGGCTGCGCTGGTGATCGCGATCGCGCTCTGGCAACGGGTCAGCGGCATGCAGGAGCAGCTCGCGCGGCAGAGCGCCGAGGCGCAGGCGCAGTCGCTCGAGGCGCGCACGCTCGCGCGCCAGGCCATGGACACGGTGCGCGACACGGCGGCCCGCGCGGCGCTGACCGAGACCCGCGTGGCCGAGGTCGCGCTGCAGCGCTCGCAGCTCGAGGAACTGATGCAGAGCCTCTCGCGTTCGCGCGACGAGAACCTCGTGGTGGACATCGAGTCGGCCGTGCGGCTCGCACTGCAGCAGGCCCAGGTCACGGGCAGCGTCGAGCCGCTGCTCGCGGCGCTGAAGTCGGGCGACCTGCGCATCGCGCGCGCGGCACAGCCGCGGCTGGCACCGCTGCAGCGCGCGATCCAGCGCGACGCCGACCGGCTGCGCAGCAGCGCGAGCGCCGACAACGGCGAAGCGCTGCAGAAGCTCGACGAGCTGATGCGCGGCATCGACGACCTGCCGCCGCTCAATGCCGTCGCGATGCGCGGCAGCGGGCTCAACACCTGGCAGCCCGAACCGATCCCGGCCGACGCCGCATGGTGGGAGCGCGCGCTGCTGACGGTGCGCGGCGAACTGCGCTCGCTGGTGCGCGTCGGCCGCATCGAGCGGCCGGAGGCCGTGCTGCTCGCGCCCGACCAGACCTACTTCCTGCGCGAGAACCTCAAGCTCAAGCTGCTCAACGCGCGGCTGTCGCTGCTGTCGCGGCAGATGGACACCGCGCGCAGCGAACTCGCCACCGTGGCCGCTTCGCTGAACCGCTATTTCGATCCCGCCTCGCGGCGCACGCAGGCGGCCGCGACGCTGCTGCAGCAGTTGCAGGCGCAGGTGAAGAACGTCGAGCCGCCGCGCATCGACGAGACCCTGGCGGCGCTGACCACCGCGGCGGCGGGGCGCTGA
- a CDS encoding uroporphyrinogen-III synthase produces MAAKPVIVTRPAREAAQWVRDFRAAGMEALALPLIVIEPALDPAPLRAAWAHLADHAALMFVSATAVEQFFHHAGPGEGAGALPPGLRCWATGPGTTRALRHAGVPEEAIDAPPADAARFDSEALWERVRSQVGAGVRVLIVRGGDAAGRPAGRDWLAREIDSAGGTRDTVVAYRRLPPAFDDAARTLAHEGAAGRAVWLFSSSEAIANLRLALPELDWGAACAVATHARIGEAARGAGFGTVRVCAPLRDALIASIESLP; encoded by the coding sequence ATGGCCGCGAAGCCCGTCATCGTGACGCGGCCCGCGCGCGAGGCCGCGCAGTGGGTGCGCGATTTCCGCGCCGCCGGCATGGAAGCGCTGGCGCTGCCGCTGATCGTCATCGAACCCGCGCTCGACCCGGCGCCGCTGCGCGCGGCCTGGGCGCATCTGGCCGACCATGCCGCGCTGATGTTCGTGAGCGCCACGGCGGTGGAGCAGTTCTTCCACCATGCGGGCCCCGGCGAGGGTGCGGGCGCGCTGCCGCCCGGGCTGCGCTGCTGGGCCACCGGGCCAGGCACCACGCGCGCGCTGCGGCACGCCGGCGTGCCGGAAGAGGCCATCGACGCGCCGCCCGCGGACGCCGCGCGCTTCGATTCCGAGGCGCTGTGGGAGCGCGTGCGGTCGCAGGTGGGCGCCGGCGTGCGCGTGCTGATCGTGCGGGGCGGCGATGCCGCGGGCCGTCCGGCCGGGCGCGACTGGCTCGCGCGCGAGATCGACAGCGCCGGCGGCACGCGCGACACCGTCGTCGCCTACCGGCGCCTGCCGCCTGCGTTCGACGACGCTGCGCGCACGCTGGCGCACGAAGGCGCGGCAGGCCGCGCGGTCTGGCTGTTCAGCAGCTCCGAGGCCATCGCCAACCTGCGCCTTGCGCTGCCCGAACTCGACTGGGGCGCGGCCTGCGCGGTGGCGACCCATGCGCGCATCGGCGAAGCCGCGCGCGGCGCGGGTTTCGGCACGGTCCGCGTGTGCGCGCCCTTGCGTGACGCGCTGATCGCGTCGATAGAATCGTTGCCATGA